The stretch of DNA CGTCGTTGGTATCTACGTCGATGTTAAAGATCTTCATGTCCGGATCTTTGAAGTATTTCTCGTTGATTTTGGCGGTAATGACTGCATCATCCACCTGGCCGCCGATGCTTCGCTCGTCGCTGCCAACGGCATATCCTCCCGCCGCACCGCCTGCTACAAGAGCCGGTCCGCAACCCGCGCTCACGAGTAGGATCCCTGTGAACAGCCAGATGGAGATCCAGCAAACCCGCATAGTTCCCAACGGTTTCATATCCGCTCTCCTTGGTCTGAAGGTCTTTTAGCACTCCTTGCATCCACCACGACTACCGATCAAACCCCTATGCCGTACTAGCTCAACTCCGCAGCCGCGCTTTTATACTCCTCTTCAAGCTTGTCCAGGGCGTCCTGCATCCCTTTCATCATTTCATTCCAGGCGTCCCCGGAGGAATCCCTCAACTTGTCCAACTCTTCACGCGCAGCAGCCTGGCTCTCTTTGAGCCGGTCGATACGCTCCCGGAAGGTCTGCCGGACCTCATCGGACTTGGTTTCAATCTTTTCCTTCAACTCTTCGATCCTTGCATCGATCCGGTCCAACTGTTCGTCTATTTTGCCGAGGTATTCGTCCCGTTGTTCATACGTGTAGTCCTTGAGGGCTTGAACCGCCTCTCCCATCTCCTTCTTTACGTCCGAAGAAGTAGTCACCGACTGTTGGGGTTCGGGAGACGATTCCTCCTTGCTGCACCCTCCCAGGAACACCATCGTCAGCAAAACCGCACCTATTGCCCCAGCCCGAAAGATGTTCATCTTGCTTCTCCTTCCTGTGTCCCCGGAGGCATTTCCGATCCCCCGAGGCCTTGGTCGTCGTCCGGCCGTTGCCCTATCAGGCTGGTGAAAAACGCGATCTGCTGTCACGCCAACGGCGTGAAGCTTCATCCCTCGTCACTGCGACGTACTCTGTGTACGACTCATTCCTAGAGATTTGCGCGCCTTGCATATCATCGTTTTTCACCAGCCTGTAGCAATCCGGCTTCTTCAACGGGCTGCTAGGCGCTTTTTCTTGCCGCTGTCTTTTCCACCATAGCCCAATACTCGCGAGCCGTGTTGTCTATGGATTGCCTCAGTTGTTCCAGAACTTTCCCACTACCGCCGATCATGTCTTCCACTCGGGCCAGCACTCGCTCCCGTTTTGCCCTCACGTCGGCGATCTCTTTGAGCAACGGTTGCCTGTCTTCCCCCTCCGACACGCTCACTTGTTGCTCGATGTCGTTTACTTGCCGCTGCAATTGATCTAATAGTTCTCTCACGTTTCCTAATAATTCACCCAGATCTTCCATCACCGTCCCCTCAATGTCATTGACTTAAGGGTCGCGAGGTGGAGATAAGCCTTGCAATAATAAGTAGTTACGATATAATCAGGCTATGTTTGCCGTTAAAATTCACCA from Deltaproteobacteria bacterium encodes:
- a CDS encoding BON domain-containing protein, with the translated sequence MKPLGTMRVCWISIWLFTGILLVSAGCGPALVAGGAAGGYAVGSDERSIGGQVDDAVITAKINEKYFKDPDMKIFNIDVDTNDGRVTLTGVVASEERKQKAETLARSVEGVKSVSNELQVK